In the genome of Tsukamurella paurometabola DSM 20162, the window TTGCAGACGGTGACGGGCTTCGGCGAGACCGGCAACGCGCTGTGCACCTCCGGCGTGGGCAAGCTCGCCTTCACCGGGTCGACCAATACCGGCAAGAAGGTCATGGCCGCGTGCGCCGAGACATTGACGCCGGTGGTGATCGAGGCCGGCGGCAAGGACGCCTTCCTGGTGGACCGGGACGCCGATCTCGAGGCCGCTGCCGACGCCGCCGCGTGGGGCGCCTTCGCCAACGCCGGTCAGACCTGCGTCGGCGTCGAGCGGGTCTACGTGCACAAGGACGTCTACGACCCGTTCCTGGACAAGCTCGTCGCGAAGGCCCGCGAGGTCACCGCGAACGCTTCGGACGATTCCAAGATCGGCCCGATCACCATGCCCAGCCAGCTACCGATCATCAAGTCGCACATCGACGACGCCCTCGCCCGCGGCGGGCGAGCGCTGGTCGGCGGTGCCGATGCGGTCGGCGAGCGGTTCGTCCAGCCGACGGTGCTCGTCGACGTCCCGGAGGATTCGATCGCGGTCACCGAGGAGACCTTCGGCCCCACCGTGACGGTCGCGAAGGTGGAGTCGATGGACGAGGCGGTGGAGAAGGCGAACGCCACCCGCTACGGCCTGGCGGCGACGGTCTTCTCGAAGGCCCGCGGAATGGAGCTCGCCGACAAGATCCGGTCGGGTATGGCCTCGGTGAACGGCATCATCACCTTCGCGGGTGTGCCGAACCTGCCGTTCGGCGGCGTGGGCGACTCCGGCTTCGGCCGCATCCACGGCGCGGACGGGCTCCGCGAATTCAGCTACGCCAAGGGCATCGCGCGCAAGCGGTTCACTCCGCTGCTCAACCTCACCAGCTTCGCGCGCACCAAGGCGCAGGAGGGACAGCTCGCGCAGATCGTCACGCTGCTGCACGGTCGGCAGGGCACGATCGAGAAGTAGGTCAGCGCCCTGTGTAGATGTCGACGAGTTCGCGGGCGCGGGCGCTGGCCTGCACCGCGTACTCCCCGTCGCGCGCCTGGATGGCCCAGATCGCGACGAACTCGTCCTGCGGCAGATCGAGGCGAGCGAATGCCGAGCCGTCGGGGAAGCTGATTCCTCGCACGAGATCCCACGGGTAGGTGTTCTCGTTCAACAGGTTGCGCACGGATACTCCGTCGGGCCCGATGCGGAGCCGGGGACGGGTGAACAGCAGCGCGCCGCCCGCGAGGATCAGGCCGATCAGGGCCATGCCGACCTTGTCGTCGGGCCGGAACAGGGGCCCGGTATCGCCGCCCGTGGTCAGCAGGAATCCGACGGTGCCGTGCCCCACGATCAGCACGATCGCGATCGTCCAGGCGTACACCTTGATCTTGCGCGGGCGGGCCTCGAACGTGGGCTGCGTGGTGGCGTCGGTCATCACGCGTCCGATTCTACGGAACCGCTACACCGACCTCAGCCTGCGCAGGGTGAGGGCGGTGTCGAGGGCCGCGGAGGCGGCCTGCTCGCCCTTGTCCTCGGCGGAGCCCGGAAGACCGGCCCGGTCGAGGGCCTCGGCCTCGGTGTTCGTGGTGAGCACGCCGTTGCCGACGGGGATGCCGGCGTCGAGGGAGACCCGGAGCAGGCCCGCGGTGAGCGCATCGCAGACGTACTCGAAATGCGGTGTACCGCCGCGGATCACTACGCCGAGCGCGACCACGGCGTCATGCGTCTTGGTCAGCTCCTGCGCCACGACCGGCAGTTCCACCGCGCCTGCGACGCGCTCGACGGTGATGTGCCGCACGCCCGCGGCCTCGGCGGTGCGGCGGGCACCGGCCAGCAGCGCCTCACACACCGTGTCGTGCCACCGGGAGGCGACGATCGCCAGCTTCAGGTCGCCCGCACCGTCCAGGGTGATGTCGGGGATGCCGGTCCCGCTCATGCGGTTCCTCCCTGGTCGAAGTGGTCGAGGTCGCGCATATCGTGCCCCATCCTGTCGCGCTTGGTGCGCAGGTAGTGGATGTTCTCGGCGTTCGCGCGCAGCGGCATGGGGACACGTTCGGTGATCTGCAAGCCGTAGCCGTCCAGACCGACCCGCTTGGCCGGGTTGTTGGTGAGCAGGCGCATCGACGTGATGCCGAGGTCCACCAGGATCTGCGCGCCGAGACCGTAGTCGCGAGCGTCGGCCGGCAGACCGAGCTGGAGATTCGCGTCGACGGTGTCGGCGCCACCGTCCTGGAGCTGGTACGCCTGCAGCTTGTGCATCAGACCGATGCCCCGGCCCTCGTGACCGCGCATGTACAGCACCACGCCGCGGCCCTCCTGGGCCACCATCTCCATGGCCGCGTCCAACTGCGGGCCGCAATCGCAGCGCAGCGAGCCGAAGACATCGCCGGTGAGGCATTCACTGTGCACACGGACCAGGACGTCGGCGCCGCCGTCGGCGGTGATGTCGCCCTTGACCAGCGCGACGTGCTCGACATCGTCGTGGATCGAGGTGTAGCCCACGGCCTGGAAATCGCCGTGCGCCGTCGGGATGCGGGCGGATGCCACCTGGACGACGTGCTTCTCGTGCTTGCGCCGCCAGGCGATCAAGTCGGCGATGGAGATCAGCGCGAGGTCGTGGTCGTCGGCGAACACGCGCAGCTCGTCGGTCTGCGCCATCCCCCCGGGGTCCTTCTCGGAGACGATCTCGCAGATCACGCCGGCGGGCGCGAGGCCCGCCATGGTCGCGAGGTCGACCGCGGCCTCGGTGTGACCGGGGCGGCGCAGCACACCACCCTCCTTGGCGCGCAACGGCACCACGTGACCGGGACGGGTGAAGTCGTCGACCGTCGAGTCCGGATCGGCCAACTTGAGCATGGTGGTGGCCCGATCGGCGGCCGAGATACCGGTACCCACACCGGCCTTCGCGTCCACCGTCACGGTGTACGCGGTGCCGTGCTTGTCCTGGTTGGTGGCGTACATCGGAGGCAAGCCGAGCTTGTCGCATGTGGCACCGTCGAGCGGCACGCACAGGTAGCCCGAGGTGTAGCGGACCATGAAGGCCACCAACTCGGGCGTCGCCTTCTCGGCGGCGAAGATGAGGTCACCCTCGTTCTCGCGGTCTTCGTCGTCGACCACCACGACGGCCTTGCCGGCGGCGATGTCCTCGATGGCGCGCTCGATGGAATCGAACCTGGTCATGGCTACTTCTCCTCCTTGAGCGTCACGAGACGCTCGACGTACTTCGCGACGATGTCCACTTCGAGGTTGACGATGGTGCCCGGTTCGGCCCCGCCCAGGTTGGTCAATTCCAGCGTGGTGGGGATCAACGAGACCTCGAACCAGTGCTGCGCGTCGTCGCCGGGGACGCCGCGACCGAGCGCGGAGACGGTGAGGGAGACGCCGTCGATCGTGATGGATCCCTTTTCGACAACGTAGCGGGCGAGTGCGGTGGGCAGGGCCAGGCGTACCACGGTCCAGTGCTCGGACGGGCTGAGACTGATCACATGGCCCGTGCCGTCCACGTGGCCCTGCACGATATGGCCGCCGAGCCGGGAATTCACAGCCGCGGCCCGTTCGAGGTTCACACGATCGCCCGGGCCGAGTTTGCTCAGCGAGCTGCGGCGGAGGGACTCCTCCATGACGTCCGCGGTGAACGCGCCGCCCTCGACCGTGACGACCGTCAGGCACACACCGTTGACCGCGATGGAGTCGCCGTGCTTGGCATCGGAGGTGACCAGGTCGCCACGAACGGTGAATCGGGCCGCATCGGGGAGGTCGTCGCGGGCTGTGATCACGCCCAGTTCTTCGACGATGCCGGTGAACATCTGCCGCTCCTGCCGGTTCGGCTCAGGGCGACACCACGCACGCGGGACGGCCCGCGTCGTTCTCTTTCATCCGGACTATGACCGTCGGCTCCGGAGTCACACCGGAATCTGCTGACCCCCGCCTCGCGGTGGGGCGCTCGCGGGCTCGAACACCGGGATCGCCCGGAGTCCATCACCGCCGGTGGGGAATCGCACCCCGCCCTGAGAACTTCCGCTTCCGAAGGTAGCACTCGTTCGGCGCGGCCCCAAGTGTTGGGTTCAGCACGCGCGAAAGGGAAGCGTTCCAGGTCAGCGCAGCAGCGTGAGCAGGACGTCGTCGCCGAGCCGCTCCACGGAGTCCAACCGCATGCGGAGTGCATCGCCCAGTGTGCCGATGCCGGGCACCGAGAGGGCGGCGAGACCGGCTCCCAACAACACCGGCGCGATGTACGCCTGCACCCGGTCGACGAGCCCCGCGGCGAGGAACGCGCCGATCACGGTGGAGCCGCCTTCGACCTGTACGTGGACCGCGTCTGCGGCGGCGGCGAGCGCGGCGCGCGGATCGTGGCCGTGCACCCGGACAACCTTGCCGGGTGCGGCGAAGATCTTTGCGCCGGAGGAAACTTCGCGATCGCCGATCACGATGCGATTCGGCTGATGCCGATACAGCGAGCCGTCGGGACGGCGTGCTGTGAGCGCGGGATCGTCGACTGCGACGGTGCCGGTGCCCACGATGATCGCGTCGAGCTGCGCCCGCTCGGCGTGCACGCGAGCCCGGGCGGCGGGCCCGGTGATCCACTGACTCGTGCCGTCGGGCGCGGCGATCCTGCCGTCCACGGTGGCGGCGAGCTTCACGGTGACCATCGGTCTCCCGTGGCGCTGGCGGAACAGCCATTCGGTCAACGGCCAGGGTTCGACGCCGAGATGGGTCACATCGAGCCCGGCGGAGCGCAGAGTGGCCGCTCCCCCGGCGGCCACCGGGTTCGGGTCGGCCGCGGCATAGGCGACACGGGCGATCCCGGCGGCGATCAGCGCCTGCGTACAGGGGCCGGTGCGACCGGTGTGATCGCACGGTTCGAGGGTGACCACCGCGGTGCCACCGCGTGCGGCATCGCCGGCCTCGGCGAGCGCGACCACCTCGGCGTGCGGCCCGCCGGCCGGTGCGGTGCGTCCCCGTCCGGCGACGGTGCCGTCGGCGGCCAGGATGACGGCACCGACCGGCGGATTGGGCGTGCTCACGCCGCGTGCTGCCACCGATTCCTCGATGGCGAGTGTCAGCGCGGCATCGATGTCCACCGGCCGCGTCACACCCGGGGCGTCGCGGCGGCCTGGGCGCGCAGCTTGCGTACGGCCTCGGCCGGGTCGGCGGCGTTGTACACAGCGGATCCGGCCACGAAGCAGTCGACGCCGGCGGCGGCGGCCTGCTCGATTGTGTCGGCGTTGATACCTCCGTCGATCTCGACGAGCAGTTTCAGCTCGTCCGAGTCGACCAGCTTGCGCGCGGCACGGGCCTTATCGAGAACGTCGGCGATGAAGGACTGACCACCGAAGCCGGGCTCGACGCTCATCACCAGCAGTGTGTCGAAGCTCTTGAGGACCTCGATGTAGGGCTCGAAGGCGGTGCCGGGCTTGATCGCGAGGCCCGCCTTGCCGCCCGCGGCGCGAATGTCCTTGGCGACGGCGACCGGGTCGTCGGTCGCCTCGGCGTGGAAGGTCACGTTGTGGGCCCCGGCCTCGGCGTAGGGCGGCGCCCAGCGGCCGGGCTCGTCGATCATCAGGTGACAGTCGAGCGGGATGGTCGTCGCCGTGAGCAGGCTCTGCACCACCGGCAGACCGAGCGTGAGATTGGGCACGAAGTGGTTGTCCATGACGTCCACGTGCACCCAGTCGGCGCCCTCGGGGCCGCCGACGGCGTCGATCTCGGCACCGAGGCGGGCGAAGTCGGCGGACAGGATGGACGGCGCGATCATCGGCGAAGACATGCGTCGCATTCTATTGCTCGACGATGCGCCGCCCGCCGCCCGTCCGACGCGCGGGTCGGGCGTGCATTGAAGTCCGATCGCCACTTTAGTAACATCAGCAACATTAGTCACACGGGTAACGCCGTGCCGTCGACAAGTTGAGAGGTCGTCATGCGGATCGCACGCACCTTCGCCACCATCACCGCGATGGCAGCGGCCACGGTCATCGCCGCGGGCCCCGCCGTCGCCGAGCCCACCGCACCGCCGGTTCCCGCCGTGCCGGTCGCCGGTGCGCCCGCCGCCCCGGCGGCACCCGCTCCCGCAGCAGCTCCGGCCGCTCCCGCTGTCCCCGCCGCGGCTCCCGGCGGTGCGGCTCCCGCGACGCCGGCGCTGGTGTCGACCGCGAACGCGATCCCGGCGAGCGCCCAGCCGGCACTGACCGAGCTCACCAAGATCCCGGGCGTGCAGCAGATTCTGGCCACCGGACAGCTGCCCACGACGGATGTCGCGACGCTGGTGAAGATGTTCGGCAGTGATCCCAACGCGCAGAAGTTGATCGCCCAGGTGCTCGCCGGGCAGACCGCCGCCGCGGCCACCCCGGCCACACCCGACGAACCTCTGAAGTTCCCGGTCACCGGCGCCATCAACGAGGCCTTCACCAAGGACGGCGGCCAGAAGAAGTACGGACAGCCGCTCGGCGTCGAGAAGGACATCCCCGGCGGCGCGAAGGTTCAAGAATTCGCGAACGGCGCCATCTACTGGAACCCGAAGGTCGCGGGCGGTAAGGCGGCCGGCGTGGTCGGCGCGATCCGCGACGCCTACACCAAGGAGGGCGGCCCCACCGGCAAGCTGGGCTTCCCGATGATGAGCGAACTGAGCGTCGGCGGCCCGACCCCCGGTTCAGTCGCAGGCGCCTACAACGACTTCCAGAACGGCTCGATCGTCTGGTCGCCCGAGGGTGGCGCACAGGTCGTATCAGGCAAGATCAAGGACCAGTGGGTCAAGGGCGGCGGCGCCTTCGGCATGGGCTACCCGAAGGGCCCGGCCAAGCCCGGCCCCGGCGGCGTCCTGACTCAGGAATTCACCAAGGGCGGCGTACTCAAGGGCTGACCCACCTCACGTCCCCCATTGAACACCGTTACGGAGAGCGAAGCCGCAGTTCGGCGGCCTCCGTAACGGTGTTCAATTGCATGGGGACGGGGTGATGTCAGAGCTTGCGGAAAGCCTGGAAGAACATCGCGTCGGTGCCGTGCAGGTGCGGCCACAGTTGGACGTGCGGTCCATCGCCGAGTGGCAGGTCGGTCGCGGGAACCAGCGGACGGGTATCGATCGGTTCCAGCCCGGCGTCGGTGAGCAGCCGCTGGTCGGCGACCACGCCGATGGTCTCGGCCACGTGCGGCGAGCACGTGGCGTAGAGCACCACACCACCCGGACGAGTGAGCCCCGCCGCGGCAGTGAGCAGTTCGCGCTGCAGAACCGTGAGGTCGGCGATGTCCGCGGGCTGTTTGCGCCAGCGCGCCTCAGGCCTGCGGCGCAGCGCTCCGAGACCGGAACACGGGGCGTCGACCAGCACGCGGTCGTAGCCCGGCTCGAGCCCGGACGAGCGTCCGTCGGTGACATGCACCTCGACCGGTAGCCCCTTGGTGATCGTGCGCACCAGTTCCGCCCGATGCTCCGCAGGCTCCACCGCATCCACGCGGGCCCCCTCGATGGAGGCCAGCGAACCGAGCAGCGCGGCCTTCCCACCGGGTCCGGCGCACAGATCCAACCAGCGGCCACCATCCTCGCCCTCGACCGGCGCGATAGTCAGTGCCCGCGCGATCAGCTGGCTACCCTCGTCCTGAACACCGGCCAACCCGTCGCGCACCGGTTCCAATGCACCGGGATCGCCACCGGGCAGATACACCGCGTAGGGCGAGAGTCGACCGGTCTCACCGCCGACGATCAACGCCAGCTCGTCGGCAGAGATCTCCCCTGGCCGCGCGACCAGGTGCACGGGCGGGCGGGCGTCATCCTCGGCAAGGAGCGCCTGCAGTTGCCCCATGGAACGGATACCGTTGGCGCGCAGTGACTCCCAAAACGCGTCGGCGATCCAGCGAGGATGCGCGTACTGCATCGCCAGGTGTCCTACCAGGTCGTCGGCGGCGGACGGCGCGAGCTTGGCCACCCATGCGTCTTCGTCGGCCTTGGATACCTTGCGCAACACCGCGTTCGCGAAACCTCCGGCGCCACGCCCGGACGATGCCTTGACCGCTTCAACGGTCTCGTCCACGGCGGCGTGCGCGCCGACGCGGGTACGCAACAACTGATACACGCCCAGCCGCAAGGCATCCAGCACTGGTCCGTCGATCTCGTCCACGGACCGGCCGGAGGCATCCTCGATCACCGCATCGAGCAGGCCCTGTGCCCGACAGGCGCCGTAGGTGAGTTCCGTCGCGAAAGCCGCGTCGCGGCCTGTGAGCCGCGCCTGACGCAGTAGCCCGGGCAGCACCAGGTTGGCGTAGGCACCGCGCTCACGCACGGCGGCCAGGGTCTCGAGCGCAGCCCGGCGTGCGGGGTCGGTCACTGCTCGGTTCCGATCACGAGGCCGCTCTCGATCCGAGCGCCGCGCGCCCAATCAGCTGCGGGCATAGGCTTTTTCCCGGGCGGTTGTACCGTGCCGAGGCGCACCGGGGCGGTCGCGGTGCCCACGAGCACGTCGCGCTTGCTCACCAGGAGCTCCCCCGGTCGTAGTGGCGCCCCGTCGGTGGCCACCACGACGGGCCCGAGCTTAAGTCGGACGTCGCCGTGCTGGGCCCACGCACCGGGCGCATCGGTCATCGCACGAATGTGCCGGTCCACGGCGCCCGCAGGCAGGTCGAATCGCACCCGGGCGCCGTCGACGCTGACCTTCGGCGCGTGGGAGACACCGTCGGTGGATTGCGGAACCGCCGATACCGCACCGGCCGCCACCCCGTCGACGGTGCGCGTGAGCAGTTCCGCACCGTACTCGGCGAGCCGCCCGAGCAGCACCGTCGCCGTGTCGTCGGGCCGGATGCGTTCGGTGAGCACTCCGAACACGGGGCCGGTATCGAGTCCGGCCTCGATGCGGAAAGTCGAGGCGCCGGTGACCTCGTCCCCCGCTTCCAGCGCGGCCTGCACCGGGGCCGCGCCGCGCCACGCCGGCAGCAACGAGAAGTGCAGATTGATCCAGCCATGGCGCGGCACGTCCAACAGGTCGGGCGGAATCATGCCGCCGTAGGCGACCACCGGGCAGCAGTCGGGTGCCAGGTCGACGATCGCGGACCGGGCCTCCGGATCGCGCAGGGAGGCCGGGGTGAGAACGGGGATGCCGGACTCGTCGGCGACCTGGCCGACAGGCGAACGGCGCACGCCGCGTCCCCGTCCCGACCGGGCGTCGGGGCGGGTGAGAACACCCACCACCTCATGCTCGGACGCGAGGAGCGCGCGCAGCGCCGGGACTGCCGGTTCGGGAGTTCCCGCGAACAGCAGCCGCATCAGGCACGACCGCCGATGGCCGCGCCGTCGCCGAGGGTGGATGCCGGGTCGGTGAACCACGGCGCACTGCGGATGGCCTTCATCGCGCGCTTGCGGTCCTCGGGCTCGAGCCGGGACAGGAACAGCACGCCGTCGAGGTGGTCGGTCTCGTGCTGGATGCAGCGCGCAAGGATCTCGGTGCCCTCGATGGCGAGGGACTCGCCGTGCACATCGACGCCCTCGGCGACCACGTTCAGGTGGCGGGTACAGGGCTCGAGGATCTCGGGGATCGACAGGCAGCCCTCGGGGCCGGTCTGCGTCTCGTCGCCGACGGCACGCCAGACGGGGTTGATGATGTGCCCCTCGCGGCCACCGCAGCCGAACACGAAGACACGCTTGCTCACGCCCACCTGCGGTGCCGCGAGTCCGGCTCCGTTGTGGTGGTGCATGGTGTCGATCATGTCGTCGACGAGGCGCGCCAGGTCGGCGTCGAAAACCGTCACCTCGTCCGCGCGGGTGCGCAGCACCGGGTCGGGATAGATGCGGATGGGTAGAACGCTCATTCCCCCATTATCCAGCCCGGACGATGCGACTTCCGCCCCGGTTCGGGAGGCCGGGCCACGCCGTCCGTCACAGGGCTTGTGACTTCCACAGAGGGTTGCCTTAGAATTCGGACGAAGCGCCACGAGACCGCCCCGCCGGGCGAGAGAGGGACGACGTGCACTTTGCGCGCGCCCGGCGACCGATGATCGGTGCCGCCGTCTGCATTTCCGTGCTCCTGAGCGCGGGTTGCGCCACGACCGATGATCCGGGTCGCGGCGTCACGTCGTCGTCCGCTCCGGCCCCCGCGCCGGCATCGTATCCGCCGGTCAGCCCCGCCGCGATCGTGGGGAAGTTTCCCGTTACCCAGCCTCAGCGCATCGTCTACGCGGTGCCGGATAGCTGGTCGGACCCCGCGCAGAATTACGGCGACCTCTACCTGCCTTCCGCGCCGGCGGTCGACGAGAATCCGTCCGGCGGACCGCTGGGTGCACGTCCCTCGGCACCGACCCTGCCCGCCCAGATCCCCGTGGTGGTGCTGCTGCACGGCGGCGGCTGGCGCACGCCGTCGGTGGCGTCATCGATGTCGGAGATGGCGCGCTCACTGGTGAGCCACGGCGTGGCCGTGTGGAACGTGGAGTACCGGCGGATCGGGGCCGGTGGTGGCTACCCCATCACGCTCACCGACACCGCCGCCGCGATCGACTACCTGCAAACCGTGAAAGCGCAGTACGCGCCGAACCTCGATCTGAACAACGTGGTGGTCGCAGGGCATTCCGCGGGAGGCCAACTCGCGGTGTGGGCCTCGGCGCGGTCGATGCTCACCCCCGGTGCGATGGGCAGCGTTCCCGCTGTGACTCCGGCCGCCGTGGTCTCCATGGGCGGCGTCCTCGACATGCGTCGCGCTGTGGCGGACGGCAACGTCAACACCCGCCTGTTCCTGGGCCTGCCCGACGAATTCCCCCAGCAGTTCGCGGTGGCCGACCCGATTCAGAACATCAATCCCAAGGTGCCGGTCACGTGTTTCAACGGCACCGCCGACCGCATCGTCCGGCCGGAGGGCTGCCAGGCGTTCATCGACGCCCTCCGCGCGAAGAACGGCCGCGGCGAAGCCGTCTTCCTCCCCGGTGCCGGGCACAACGTGTACCTCCCCTCGCAATCCCAGAACCGCTACTGGCCCGTGGTGCAGAAGGCGATACTGGGGTACACCGACGAGTTCCGCCAGCGCGGGGGGCGATAGCGCGCAGCTGTCCGTCGGGGCGTGATCTCGCCGGTCAGCGCACCGTCACCGGCCCGGACCACGTGTAGTGGCCGGGCCGGTCGGTGCAGTAGCCCACCCGGTACACACCGGGCCCGACGTCGCTCACACGCACGGTGGCACGGAATCCGGTCCCCTGACGGGCCCAGGAGATCTCGGTGCACGGCGCGTCGTCATCGGCGTAGGCGTCCCACCCCTGCCCCGCATGTCGCTGCACCCGGACGTAACTGTCGGGGATGACGCGGTTCGGGTGCCCACAGCCGAACTCGACCGTCAACACCGGGTCCGACGGTGCCGGCGTGCGTACCGCAACCACGTGAACCGGTCGACGACGCGCGAATATCGTTGAGCCGGAGGGGGAACCGATACGTGCAGCTCGGCGCGGTGTCGGCGCAGTACCCGGCGCGCTCGCGCGTCCGGCGGACATATCCGCGGCCAAACGCGCCGCTGCCTCGATGAACGCAGCCAATTGGTTCCGTCCGAAGATCGTGCTGCCCGCCTCGTAGCGCTGCGCGTCGTACTCCTCCGCAGTGGTGAGGTAGTGGGCGTAGCCGTTGGCGTATCCCTGAATCAGCACGGCCGACGCCAGAACCCCGAGTTCCGTTGCGACGGCGGTCCGTAACCGTGCCCCCGCCGTCACGGTGACTTCTACGGGCAGACAGACCAGGTACAGGTCGCCGATCCGGATGAGTTGTACGGGAAGGCGCTCCTGCACCCAGCCCAACGCTCCGACGGGGAGCAACATCTCCTTCGGTGCCTGCCGCGCTGCCAGCGCCGGGAATCGACGGTACAGAGCACGACTGAGGATGCCGATCGGATTGCCCAGCCCCTGCCGGAATGCAGCGGATCCGATCCCATCGGTGGTGCCCGCCGCGAACGCCGCGCCGAGCACGGCGCGGCCGGTGGGCCCGTGCGCGGTGCGACACGCACCGAAGTCGATGTGGCTGAGCCGGTGGTCGAGGACCGCCGGTTGCGGTTCCCCCGGCGCGGCGGCCAGGTCGCGGGCCACCGCGAGTTGACGGCGTCCGATCTCGGCGGTGTTGCGGCGCTCGTCGTCGGTGGGACCGTGGCCGGCCGCCCCGTCGAGGTTGGGTGAGATGTCGCCGGAATTGGTCTGCGCGAACGCGGCGACGAAACCCGGTGCCGGCGATTCCCGTTCCCATGCCGCGGCGGCCCACCCCTTGTTGTCGGAACTGATCAGCCGGTTCGTGTTGGTCATCGAGGTGCAATGCACGGCGAACCAGTCGACAGCGGCGGCGAGTACACCGTCACGTTCGAACCGCAGCAGCGTGACGGCCGGATCGATTCGGCCGGGTAGCCGGTGCCGCTCGGGATTCCGGTCGAACGATGTGGGACTGCGGTTCACCGAAGCGTCGTGCAACTGACCGCGAGCGATCGCGAGAGAGGTGGGGGCGAGCACGGATTCGGCGTCGAGGACGGCACGTACCACCCCGTCGACCAGCCGATCGAAGGTCCTGCGGTGCTGCCCGAGAGTGGTCACGTTGTACAACAGGTGCCTGCCGTGTCCGCCCGGCCCGCAGTGGGTATGGGTGGCGGTGAGCACCGTGTTCGCCGCGGTGAAGCGGCCTTCGGTGGCGGCGGCGAGCCGGTCGCTGATCTCGTCGACGGCCGCCTGGAAGAACATGCCGATGTCGGCGACCACGTAGGCGATACGCCGATCCTCACCGCCGGGCCCGGGTGCGGCGAGGACGAACGCTC includes:
- the def gene encoding peptide deformylase, whose amino-acid sequence is MSVLPIRIYPDPVLRTRADEVTVFDADLARLVDDMIDTMHHHNGAGLAAPQVGVSKRVFVFGCGGREGHIINPVWRAVGDETQTGPEGCLSIPEILEPCTRHLNVVAEGVDVHGESLAIEGTEILARCIQHETDHLDGVLFLSRLEPEDRKRAMKAIRSAPWFTDPASTLGDGAAIGGRA
- a CDS encoding neutral/alkaline non-lysosomal ceramidase N-terminal domain-containing protein, with the translated sequence MSENGYHAGWAKVDVTGEPWGVGMMGYGMPGQRSRGLLTRQWARAFVLAAPGPGGEDRRIAYVVADIGMFFQAAVDEISDRLAAATEGRFTAANTVLTATHTHCGPGGHGRHLLYNVTTLGQHRRTFDRLVDGVVRAVLDAESVLAPTSLAIARGQLHDASVNRSPTSFDRNPERHRLPGRIDPAVTLLRFERDGVLAAAVDWFAVHCTSMTNTNRLISSDNKGWAAAAWERESPAPGFVAAFAQTNSGDISPNLDGAAGHGPTDDERRNTAEIGRRQLAVARDLAAAPGEPQPAVLDHRLSHIDFGACRTAHGPTGRAVLGAAFAAGTTDGIGSAAFRQGLGNPIGILSRALYRRFPALAARQAPKEMLLPVGALGWVQERLPVQLIRIGDLYLVCLPVEVTVTAGARLRTAVATELGVLASAVLIQGYANGYAHYLTTAEEYDAQRYEAGSTIFGRNQLAAFIEAAARLAADMSAGRASAPGTAPTPRRAARIGSPSGSTIFARRRPVHVVAVRTPAPSDPVLTVEFGCGHPNRVIPDSYVRVQRHAGQGWDAYADDDAPCTEISWARQGTGFRATVRVSDVGPGVYRVGYCTDRPGHYTWSGPVTVR
- a CDS encoding alpha/beta hydrolase family protein is translated as MHFARARRPMIGAAVCISVLLSAGCATTDDPGRGVTSSSAPAPAPASYPPVSPAAIVGKFPVTQPQRIVYAVPDSWSDPAQNYGDLYLPSAPAVDENPSGGPLGARPSAPTLPAQIPVVVLLHGGGWRTPSVASSMSEMARSLVSHGVAVWNVEYRRIGAGGGYPITLTDTAAAIDYLQTVKAQYAPNLDLNNVVVAGHSAGGQLAVWASARSMLTPGAMGSVPAVTPAAVVSMGGVLDMRRAVADGNVNTRLFLGLPDEFPQQFAVADPIQNINPKVPVTCFNGTADRIVRPEGCQAFIDALRAKNGRGEAVFLPGAGHNVYLPSQSQNRYWPVVQKAILGYTDEFRQRGGR
- a CDS encoding methionyl-tRNA formyltransferase, with amino-acid sequence MRLLFAGTPEPAVPALRALLASEHEVVGVLTRPDARSGRGRGVRRSPVGQVADESGIPVLTPASLRDPEARSAIVDLAPDCCPVVAYGGMIPPDLLDVPRHGWINLHFSLLPAWRGAAPVQAALEAGDEVTGASTFRIEAGLDTGPVFGVLTERIRPDDTATVLLGRLAEYGAELLTRTVDGVAAGAVSAVPQSTDGVSHAPKVSVDGARVRFDLPAGAVDRHIRAMTDAPGAWAQHGDVRLKLGPVVVATDGAPLRPGELLVSKRDVLVGTATAPVRLGTVQPPGKKPMPAADWARGARIESGLVIGTEQ
- a CDS encoding RsmB/NOP family class I SAM-dependent RNA methyltransferase, whose product is MTDPARRAALETLAAVRERGAYANLVLPGLLRQARLTGRDAAFATELTYGACRAQGLLDAVIEDASGRSVDEIDGPVLDALRLGVYQLLRTRVGAHAAVDETVEAVKASSGRGAGGFANAVLRKVSKADEDAWVAKLAPSAADDLVGHLAMQYAHPRWIADAFWESLRANGIRSMGQLQALLAEDDARPPVHLVARPGEISADELALIVGGETGRLSPYAVYLPGGDPGALEPVRDGLAGVQDEGSQLIARALTIAPVEGEDGGRWLDLCAGPGGKAALLGSLASIEGARVDAVEPAEHRAELVRTITKGLPVEVHVTDGRSSGLEPGYDRVLVDAPCSGLGALRRRPEARWRKQPADIADLTVLQRELLTAAAGLTRPGGVVLYATCSPHVAETIGVVADQRLLTDAGLEPIDTRPLVPATDLPLGDGPHVQLWPHLHGTDAMFFQAFRKL